TAATATATTGAAAAGCAAGAAATTAAAGACACAAAACATTTAGTAAAAATTTTCTCTACACACAAATTTTTCAATTCAATAGAGTCGTATACATCGTTCATTATGAACTTAAACAAAGAAGAAGAACATCGTGTATTAAGAAAAAAAAGCAACAAAATAGATCTAATAGACAATACATTAAATTTAACATATAACTATACACCTCCCTCAAAATGAAGAATTATTCTATCTTTATTACCATTATTTTAGTTAGCAATTAATAGTATTCATTTATAATGGAAAAGATATATCATCTAGAGCAAAAAGTACACTCATTCCAAGTAGACTTTAGAAAACAGATGCGTCCATCATCCATGGCACGTATTTTTCAAGAAGCTGCAACAATCCATGCAGAAAAATTAGGAGTTGGGTATAGTGAACTGAATAGAGAAGGTGTGTTTTGGGTGTTATCTAAAGTCGAGATGCACTTTATAGAGCCTCTACTTTGGGATGATATCTATAAACTAGAGACATGGCCTGTTGAGTCAAACGGATTGCTTTTCCGAAGAGACTTTAGATTTAAAAAAGAAGGTCGAATCGTTTGTGAAGGCTCTTCAGGATGGCTTGTAATAGATCAAAAACGAAAAAGACCTATGAGAGCCTCTAGTCTTTCCATCGAATTTCCTACACTACCTATTGAAGATGCTTCAACTTATTTCAAAGAGAAGGTTTCACTAAAGGAAGAGTGTAAAATGGCCCCTCTTACTGTTGGATATAGTGATATTGATATGAATCAACATGCGAACAATACAAAATATATTGATTGGATGCTACAGTATATACCCAAAGACACATTACAACAAAAAGAGATTAAGGAGATACTTATAGAATATACGAACGAAGCAGGATGGAATGATATACTTGACATATCCATGGATCATCAAGATAAAAACGGTGAGGATCATATCTCATTTCAAGCTGTACATCAGAAAAATGAAAAGGTCTGTTTTAAAGGCAGATGTATCTTAGGATAGATATAGACTGAAACAAATTCCAGATTTTATTCTTAATCACAAATCTAATTAAGTTTTAATATCAGAAAGCGAAAAGGAGCAAACTCCTTTTCGCCTTTTATTCTATATGTCCCTGATATAAAGTCGTCCTTGATAAGTATCCATCTGCTCCAATTTTTTTTCTAGTTTTGCCACAAATTCGAAGTTCTTTAGTCCCCATTTGGGCGCCACTAATAATTCTGGAGGGGCTGTACTTATAAACCGTTCCACAATGATATTGGGGTTTAATAATTCTAAGTATTCCACAACAATATCGAGATACTCCTCAGCAGTATACAAAGAGAAAATCTCAGGGTTTTCACTATATTGACGGTACATCTTTGTCCCTTTATGTATCTGTAGCTGATGAAGCTTCAAATTTTCAATAGGAAGTTCCGAGATTACACGAGCTTGTTCAAGAATGGTCTCTCTGTCTTCACCGGGTAACCCCAAAATAGCATGAACACAATTATGAATACCTCTTTTATCAAGTTCATGTATTGCATCCACAGTCTCTTGATGATTATGTCCTCTATTAATAAACTCTAGGGTCTTATCATTGACTGATTCAACTCCAATCTCGACCATTATATAGTATTTTTTAGAAAGGATTTCCAAATAATCAAGGATCTCAGGCGTTAAACAGTCGGGGCGAGTCGCGATAACTAAACCAATCACTTCTGGATGAGAAAGTGCCTCTTCATAAAATCGATGTAACACATCAAAAGGAGCATAAGTATTGGAGAATGCTTGAAAATAAGCCAAGAAAGATATCGCATTATATTTCTTTTTGAAAAAGGAAACCCCTTCATCAATCTGAGTAGAGATAGGTACCTTCAAGTTTGTATATGAAGGGGTAAATGTTTCGTTATTACAATAGGTACATCCTCCTCTTGCTTTGGTTCCGTCTCTATTAGGACAAGTAAAACCAGCATCAATGGATACTTTTTGCACTCTACGTTGAAACATTTTTTTAAAATGGGACGAGAAATCATTGTATCTTTTTTCATGCCCCCAGCTATATCTATCGTTCATCTATCGTTCTTTCCTTTAATATTATGGGGTAAAGATACAAAACCTATTCAGGAATGAAAGCAATATTAAATTCCCATAAAGAGAGAATAATGTAGTCTTAGAACATTGCATTTAATCAGCTTTTTTTACTACCTTCAGATCACAACAAATTCTATGAATTATGATTACAAAAGAACTTAACCCTACACTAGAAGATTCACACGAAAGGAGAATAGCAGAACAGACAGAGACCTTTAAGCAAGGCTTCCCTCCTGTCGTACTATTAAAAAGTGCAACTCTAGGTGACGGCATACGACAATATAATACAAGTCAAAGAGAGGAAAAGATTGCATATTATCAATCGGAATTAAAGGATGGGCTTGATGTTTTAAAATTTGTACCAGCGTCGGGTGCAGCAACCCGTATGTTTAAACATCTTTTTGAAGTGAAAAGCGAGATAGAAGATGTAAATAATCCAAATCAAAAAGTAGATTTTCAAAATGACTCTAAATTAAAATCTTTTGTATCAAACCTACAACAATTTGCGTTTTACCAATCTTTGAAAGAATTTATTCCAACATTAGATCAATGGGATTTATCCAATATTACAAACAAGCAACTTCTTCAAGTTCTGAATATCATCTTAACAGAACAGGGGTTAAACTATGGTGCATTACCCAAAGGAGTGATTCTTTTTCATCATTATAACCAACAAGATTGCACCCCATTAGAGGAACATCTTTATGAAGCAGCACAATATGCTAAAGATAGTGATGGTCATTGTCATCTTCATTTCACTGTGAGCCCTGAGCACCAAACTCTTTTTGAAGTACTCTCAAAAAAAGTAGTTCACACTTACGAAGAAAGATTTAAAGTGAAGTATCATATCACATTTTCGACACAAAAAATATCTACGAACACCCTTGCAGTAAACCCAGACAATACTCCCTTTCTTGAGAGTGACGGATCGATATTATTTAGACCAGGAGGACATGGCGCTTTAATTGAAAATCTAAATGATTTAGATGCATCTCTAATTTTCATTAAAAATATCGATAATGTTACCATGCAACACTTGGCTGACAAAACGGTTGAATTCAAACAAGTGCTTGCAGGAACCCTGCTAATGGAGCGTGACATCATTCATTCTTGGATCGAGAAAATACAATCTAAAGAGTTCGATCCACAGCAACTAAATGATCTAGAGAAATATATTGAAGAGAAGCTATGTGTACAAATGGATAGCTCTTATAAAGACAAAACATTGAATCAAAAACAAGTAATACTCTTTAATATCTTAAATCGTCCAATACGTGTCTGTGGAATGGTTAAAAATGAGGGCGAACCAGGAGGAGGCCCCTATTGGGCTAAAAACAATCACGATATTTTCTCCCTTCAGATCATAGAGAGTAGTCAAATAAATCATGAAGATCCACAACAAGAGTCTTTAATTAATGAGGCGACACACTTTAATCCTGTAGATTTAGTTTGTTATACCAAAGATCAGCACAATCAACCATTTGACCTTACTAAATTTGTTGACCCAAACACAGGTTTTATCTCAAATAAATCCAAGAACGGCAAGAAACTCAAGGCATTAGAACTTCCTGGCCTTTGGAATGGAGCCATGGCAAATTGGAGTACCATATTCGTCGAAGTCCCACTTCAGACATTCTCCCCGGTTAAAGAGGTTACTGATTTGTTCAGAAAAGAGCACCAATTATAGTTTTTCCACTTTTAAGTGTTGGAAAATCCTCAGATCTGATTATATTTGAAAATAATCAAAGGGGATTTTTTAACACTTAACTATAACATCCTCTCTCTTTTGTGACAAATTATCAAAATGTAGCATTTAACATTTAATAATATTTCGTCACATTATGAGAGTGAAGATGGTTATATGGTTATCTGTAACATAAGGGAATAGGGTATGGAACAAGAGACCAATAACAACCAACACTCGGAATCATGTGGTAAAGAAGCACAAGGTCTTCTTACACAATTAAATCAAGGTGAAGCTGTTTATCATGACGTGGATCAATATGAGATATTTGTTGATCATTTTATCCAAAAGAACCAATTAAGAAGTGCGCTTCGGATCGTAGACTATGCTTCGGATCAACATAATGGGTCTATATCTTTATGGATAAAACGTGCACAAATCATCTTCAACTTAGGACAGATTGATGAGTCCATAAAACTTGCCAAACACTGTCTACGTTTCGAACCAAATAATGCAGAGCTTTTTTACCTTATTGGAACAGGCTATTTAAACATGAATAAGCCCAATAAAGCAAAGAAATACTTTGAACAGACATTTAATGCAAGTAGTGAAAACTTAGATGAAGTGCTATTCAATATTGGCTATGTCTATGAGCAAGTAATGGACTACACGAATGCTATTATTTTTTTCAGACAAGCCATTAAGAATAACCAAGAGAATCTTCACGCGATATATGATTTAGCATATTGCTACGACAAAATTGACAATCATAAAAAAGCGGTTTGGGCATACAAACACTATCTTGAAAAAGAGCCATATAATTGTTCTGTTTGGTTTAATTTAGGTATTAGCCTCAACAGTTTAGGTAATCCCGAAGAAGCACTTGAAGCATACGACTATGCGCTTGCTATCAACGATAAGCATACTGCTGCTCTATTCAATAAGGCAAACCTGTTATCTCACAACGGGGAATTTGAAGAAGCTATTGAAACGTATAATGAATATTTAAAACTTGAGCCTGATGCAGATGATGCATATTGTTATATAGCAGACTGTTACTTCAATCTAAGAAACTACACAGAAGCTATTCGCTCTTATAAAAATGCAATCAAAGCGAATAAACAGAACGATTGCGCATGGTATGGTGGTGCTTTAATACTGCTTCTTAATGAAGACTATGAAGAGTGTCTTGCATTTTTAAAACAGAGTGTAAAGATTAATCCTGACATATCAGATTACTGGATTTCAATCGGAAAGGTTTCAACAATATTAAACAATTATGAAGAGGGAGAATACGCTTTAGAGAAAGCAATATCTCTTTCTCCCAAAGAGACAGAAGTATGGCTTGAGATGGCTCATTTTTATCATCATTATGACCAAACATCCATGGCTGTTGACACGTTAAAAAGAAGCAAAGCATTTATAACAAATCAAACGAATATTCTTTATGCGATTGCTGCATACGCCTTTATGGATGGACAAGAAGAGTATGGTTACCAATATCTTCTTCGCGCTTTAGAAATAAATGCAGAAGAGTGTGAAACACTCCTTTTTGAATCGTTTCCGGATGTAGAAAAGATATCAAAAGTTTCAAAAGTTGTTAGAGAGTATCAAAGCAAAATATTGGTAAATATTTCTTAGCAACTCCTCCAGTTTATTTCTCATATCCCTTCTATTATCACAGCCTGTATGAAATTTAAAAGCTTCCATACAGGCTGTTTTTATATGTCTCAAGAAGCATACACATTGATTGTTCTAAAATTAAGAGGATCACATCATCTTGGTCTATGTTACATTTTGAGATGTGACGTGACCTTATGTCAAAATATAACACAAGTCTATACATAGATTCCTGTTCCATAAACATCATAAATTTAGATTAATAAGAATTGGAAATACACCTTGTAGTAGAGAGAGACCAATATATCGATAAGAAGCAACATCGATACTATAATCAAAAAGAAAGAGGATGATCCAGATCCCCTATCTTTTTAAATATATTACATATATGAAAATGTTACACTAACTACAACAGCTTACAAAGAAAGTTGTTCAACCCAAGCAAATATTTCCAGTAAAAACAATTCTACGTCAAGTAAAATTGGCTTGACGTTTTATGATTATAGAGAGAGTTATCATAGTGCACATTTCAATCGATATCCTATCTTAATTGTCTTTTTTATTCTTTCACAAGAATCCATTCGACATGAAGGACGAGATCAGTGTATTCGGACTGCTTTGAAATTAAGCGTTTAAAACCCAGGAGGCTTAAAGCTCCCTATCTCAAATCGTTTCACAAAAAAAACAATACGACCTCTTTCCCACTTTAAGTAATTTCATCATTGTACGACGCTTATTCAGAAAGATAAATATAACCCCCGAAGTAATATTCGCTTCAATCTTATTCTGTACTAGTCCTGAAATCCATCAATACTTTTCCTCATATCTGTTGCTTCAGAATAGAGGTAAAAACGATCATTTGAAGATATTGAAAACATTGGCCTTGAATCTGAATTAATGATCGGATCGTAGATATTGCCACTACTAAATTAACAATTAATTACACTTAGTTGTATTTGGTTATATTTAATGTATATTATACTTTTATAACACTTAAGGGTTTTAAACCTATAATATCAACAAAATCAAGTATCAATCTTTATTAACAAACACGAACCTCCATGTATAGAAAATGTAAAAAATTATATTCTTTTTGTCTAATTATTTTATTTATTGGTGTTTGCAGCATTAAAGCAAGCGCCAAACAGGATACATACAAAGCAGAGACATTAGATGAACTGCAAGAATCAATTTCCAAATTAGTAGCCAAATCAAACACCCCGGGTGCTGGCGTTGTCATAGTTGATGGTTCTAAAACCATTCTATTGAGAGGGTTTGGAAAGGCTGATGTAGAAAATAATAGAAATATAGATGAAAACACAGTTTTTAGGTTAGGTTCCATTTCAAAGGTGTTTGTGTCACTTGCAATACTAAAACTGCAAGAAGAAGGGTGCATAAACCTTAAGGATAAGATTAGAGATATAATTCCGGAAATTAAATTTGAAAATCCATGGGAAGATGAACATCCAATACTTATTGAGCACCTACTAGAACACACTTCAGGTTGGGCTTATTGGCATTTCGCAGAGCTTGGTAGTGATGATCCAACTCCATTAACACTCAAAGAGGCACTTGATTTTTATCCAAAATCGAGAGTCTCAAATTTTGTTCCAGGCACACGAATTCGTGAGAGCAATGTTGGTATAGCCGTAGCTGCTTACATTGTGGAAAAAGTTACCAATCAGAGGTTTGAGGACTATATGCAACAGGCTATTTTTAAACCGATGGGAACAAAGAGTTTTGATTTCTTGTATTCTAAACAATATAAAGAAAATGGCGTAACACTTTACGATAATGGGCAACGATTAAAATATTTTCATGTTTTATATCGTCCAGCTGCATCACTTAACGGCTCCATGCGTGATATGGAGAAATTGATAAATTTCTTCCTTCATAGAGGTGAAGTCAATTCCCAACAAATACTTAGTAAAGCTTCTCTAGAAAGAATAGAAAGATCAGAAAGTATGCCGATTTTATCAAATACTAAGATGCTTTCTGGTAATGGGTTATCTAATGATGCAAGTATCTATAATGGATCTATTTATCATGGTTTTTCAGGAAGTCTTCCAGGGGCTTATGCACAGTTTGGATATTTACCAAATCAGAATAAGGGTTATGCGATCATGATTAATGGTGATAATAGTGATTATTTATTATCTAATATTGCATATCTAATAAAACATTACCAAACAAAAGACCTAAAGAAAGACTTGCATAAAGTGAAAAAGGTCGCGATATCGGAGGCTGTGGATCCATCTGGATATTATACGATTATTAACCCCAAGATTGATTTTTTTGGATTTCTTGATCAAATTAAAGCTATCAAAAAAATATGGGTTCATAATGATACCATAAATGTCAAAAACATTTTAAAAAGCAATTATGTAGCAAAGTACACTCCTATCAGTAAAAAGGAGTATGCATTAGAAGGTTCAAATACACCAAGCCTTATGGTTAATGATGATCCACTAGATGGACAAATAATTATTTCTGGTGGATTCTTGAAGAGAATTTCTCCATTTTGGGCTTATAGTCTTAAAACAATATTTTGGGCTTTCTATATTGTGAACTTATCAACTATATTTTTTGCAGTATTAAGAGTCTTAATTTTTGCGTTTGGTAAAAAGAAAAACAAAACTGCATTGCTCATCAACATATGGCCTTTTATTACGAGTTGCTTTGTTTTTATTGTTATTGCCATTGCTATTTTTCAAGGAACAACTCGATATGATATGTTTCAACTTTGGGGCACATTAAATATATTTTCATTTTTATGTTTTCTATGCGGTATTTTCTATGCACTGTCTTCTCTTTGGTCTGCATATTTCGTTATATCTAATTATAGAACGGATATGTCTAAGATATACTATGGATATTCATTTATCGCAGTTGTGTTTAACTTGATCTTTACTGCATATTTTATTTGTAATGGGCTAATCGGTATACCGACTTGGATTTAGCATTGAGAAAGAATAGTGAAATCACATTTAGGTAATTTACAAAAAGTAATATATTTTAAAGCAAAACCAATCAGGTAATAAAATCATATTTTATGAGCTCCCCCCCATTTTCGACAACTTGATGCAATGGACTATGGAGCAATAAGTTTACGCATGATTACCAAATACTATGGAAAGACTTATAGTACTGTAACGATGTGTAAACGTTCATACATAAGCCATGAAGGTGTCTCACTACTTGGAATAAGTGAGGCACCTGAGAGGTAAGCATTATTTGTAAACAACTGCATTCTAATCATCAAAAGCAGGAGTATCCAACTTTTGTCATGTACCTTGACTTTCGACACCCCTTCACATAAATAAACACAAGCAAGATTCCATTCATGCTTTCAATGTAAAATAAAATCGAATGGTCGGTACGTATTAAAGGTTATTTTAAATTCTCTGTCAAATAAACTTTTAGTCTATCAAGACCTCTCCATAAATTAAAAGATTCATTTTGAAGACGAACAACAGCCAAAGCATACACTCCTATTTTACAGGCAGATAAATATACTACACACAATCAGCAGAAAGAAAATATCAAAAATAGAAACAGTTTGTACTGCAAATACCCTTTTTAACAAATGCTTTTATATATCTTTGCATCGATTTTTTATAATCGGTAGCAGATACTACAATGAAGCCATTCCTTAGGAGGTATAATGACTCAATATTCATATTATAAAAGATCGTTATCTTCCTGATTCTATCCTCGACACAAACCACCACAAGAAGGGATAGGATCAAAAAAACAATATGAGAACATTAATTAATAAATACGAAATATGAATCGTCATATCTTCTATCCCAAGCTTTTAAGCACTTTAAAGATGGGATATGGGAAAAAAATGCTTACCCAAGATATTCTTGCAGGTATCATTGTCGGCATTGTAGCACTGCCGTTATCTATTGCATTTGCTGTTGCTTCAGGGGTATCCCCAGAAAAGGGACTTATCACTGCAGTAGTTGCTGGATTTATCATCTCTCTTCTCGGAGGAAGCCGTGTTCAAATTGGCGGGCCTACGGGAGCATTTATTGTAATTGTCGTCGGTATTATACAAAAGTATGGTATCGAAGGACTTATGATTTCCACGATGCTTGCAGGAGTATTTATGATCTTATTTGGTCTGTTACGACTCGGGACGTTATTAAAATATATCCCACATCCTTTGGTTGTTGGTTTTACGAGTGGTATTGCCTTAGTGATCTTCTCCACCCAAATAAAGGATGCATTGGGATTAGAAGTAAATGCAATTCCTTCAAATTTTATAGAGAAATGGGGGTTTTATTTCGAGAATCTATCCTCAGTAAATATTTATGCCATTGGGATCACCATTCTGACTATTCTGATCAGTATCTATAGTTCTAAATGGATTCCTAAAGTTCCAGGTTCATTTATTGCCATTCTCGTCACTACTGCTTTGGTTAAAATATTCACTCTTCCTGTGACTACCATTGAGACGATCTATGGTAGTATCCCTAGCAATATAGAGATGCACCTTCCGATGATACAATGGAGTCAAATCCCTTCCTATATAGAACCAGCAATTACCATAGCATTACTGGGATCTATTGAATCTCTACTTTCAGCTGTCGTATCAGATGGTATGATTGGAGGAAACCATCGCTCCAATACAGAGCTTATTGCACAAGGAGTAGCAAATATAATCACCCCTTTTTTTGGAGGAATACCAGCAACAGGGGCTATTGCTCGAACTGCAACGAATGTAAAAAATGGAGGTCGCACACCAATAGCTGGAATCGCACATGCGATGACACTGTTACTTATCATGCTCTTCTTCGGTCCTTGGGTTAAATGGATTCCAATGTCAGCTTTAGCAGGAATACTTATCGTCGTTTCCTATAATATGAGTGAATGGCGATCATTCAAAGGGATACTTAAAACAAGTTACTTCGATATCTTGGTTCTTTTATCAACTTTTTTCCTTACGGTACTAGTGGATCTCACAATCGCTATTGAAGTTGGAATGGTACTTTCAGCACTCCTATTTATGAAACGAATGGCAGACCAAATGGGATTACAACAGGAAGTAGACAAAGATGTACTAGAGAATGATGACAAATTACCAGAAGGAATAAAGGCTTACGAAATTAGTGGTCCTTTCTTCTTTGGTTCTGCACGTAATTACTGTAATATGATTCAAAATGTACATCCAAAGACTAAAATATTAATACTTCGAATGAGGCATGTTCCATTTATTGATGCCACCGGAGCCCATCATCTGAAAGAGTGCCTTTTTGATTTAACACACAAAGGAGTAGATTATCGTATCTCTGGGACCAATGAGGCAGTTAAAAAAGAACTTATTAGCATGGGAGTGGAATCAAGTAAAATATACGATCACTTTGAGGAGGTCATTAAATAGTTGTCCATCCAAAGAGAGATTAACTTATTAAGAATGCTCATAACTCGATTAATAGAGGTCGCTTGGTTTATATATCAAGTGGCCTTTTTTTATGTAGTGTTTTCAAGACGAATAGCAAAATAGCTGACACAATTTTAATGTCTGAAAAATATTGAGTTAAAAGGATCAAAAAGAAAAAACAAACCTTATTCATAAAAACAAGAATAAGGTTTGTAGCCAGGACATTTATATTGTTCCTTATTTCACTAAATCGGTAATAGGAACTCCGTTAATCATCACATTCTCTATGACAGCCATTCCTTTTTCGACACGTACAACACCATAAGTATCAGACTTGTTTGCTCGGCTAGCATTTCGATAAGTATTTTCTGCTCTCTTTGCTTTATGCTCAGACATATAAAAACGATCAAAAGGAAACTTTAACACTAGTTTATTGGGGTCTTTAGAGGTCCCATAATAATTTACGTTAACCTTAAAATAATCTAAGTTGCTTTGAGTTGGTTCTTCACGCCACACCTGACTAATTTTGGCATAACCCTCTTCGTCAGTGACTATAGTTACAAATAAAGGTTCGTCACTTTCAAATTTCACTTCATTATTCACACTTATATTATCCGCTTCAAATGATAGTGCCACATATTTACCACGAAAAGGATCAGTAGGATCAATAGGTTTTGTTTTAAACTTATATACGTTCCCGTGGGTTAATGTGTGTTCACAATCTCTCACCATCTTCAGAGGGACAGCAAACTGAAATATTACCATCAATATAAATAGTAATGGAAGAACTATTTTATGCTTCATTATTTTCATGATTTTTTCTATTATACCATACGTTACCTAGTAGAAAACCTACTCCAAGAATCATAAAAATCACGCCCTTAACAACAAATGAGAGCTTTATATCCACCAAACGACCTTGGACCCAGAAGAAGAGAATAATGAATCCCCAATAGCTCTCTTTCTCTTTCATAGACTTCCCTCCTTTGATAATCATTTGTACTGCAATCCACAATACCAGCCCCCAAGTTAGAAACTTACCAATAGGAATAAACTTGGCAATAATTAAAATAACCAGAGATAAGATAAAGCTATAACTAATAGCAGAGACCTGAAGAAATGAGGTTTTAAAAATTTTATTTCGAATCATTCCCCAAACAGATAGTCCCATAAATATTATCGTCACCCAAAACTCATAGCTTCCAACTAGCTCATTAAAAAGAACGTCTGTTTTTCCCCAATCGGCCCAAAACCAATCAAAAGTCAAACCATAGAGAAACAGTAAAGTGCCTATGAATCCGATTCCACGATATAAGCTATTTGTTCCAACAACGATATTATTTTCAAGTCGATGTCCGAAATGATAGAAAAAAGCAAAAAGAGAGAGGTAGAACTGGGGAAGAAGAAAAGAGTCGAAATCAATAAAACGACAAATAACCAACAATAATGAGATCACCAAAGTCCATGAGGTCATCTTCATCAAGGTACTTTTCTCTCTTTTTCTAAAAGTAATATTTAATAGAGGAATGACGGCTCCAAAAAGTGCAATTCCAGTCAAATAATATTGAAAGATCTGTGGTTCAGAAAAGGATGCAAATAGTACCACTAGTGCTCCAACCATATAAAGCATTATGGAGACATAAGATCTCATCAAATACAACAGAGGCAATGCAGGTATAATCCACCATAAAAAGAATGAACCCAGATTCCCTTCCATATGATATACTTGACTAACGAGTGCGATGGAAGCTCCAATGGCTAAAAAGAGAAAAGAAGAAGCGGCTTCTTTCCATCTGCTGAAATCTTTTTTAGAAAAAAGAATAATCCCACAAAACACTTGTCCTATGAGTAGAGGTAGTAATGATAGAACAACCTTAAGCAATTTAGAAAATTGATCCCAATTATGGGCAAATAGATCAATAACCCCAATCCCGACCAATAATGCTCCAATGATACTATAAGCTAAAGTAGTGGATTGCGATACTACAGGGCGTTTGGTTTTATTTTTATAATAAAGAACAATCTGTTCAGCATGCTCCTCAGAGAGGAGACCCGCTTCAGTAAGCTCTTTCAAATCTTTTGGTGTAATCATAGAGAATCTTTTATATTTCGGCCCAAACAGGCATAACTCTTACTATTTTTGTTGATTTTTAAAAAATAAAATTAACAAAAGATCATACATTTTAAAAAAAAGCTTTAATAGTTATCATAAAACATTATCATTAAGGATTCTAAAAAACACAAGAACGAGTAATATAATTACCTAATCCATAAAGTTTTTTTTGTTATTCAGAAAGGGATGTTTAACATACATCCCCATTGGGATAAATAAATTACCACAACACACAGACTCTTAATATTTAATTGATTCACAGAATAATAAACTTACAAAAAGGGGATATTTTGATCTCTAATTGAGACTAAAACAGTGAGACAACTTCTCTTTACTCCATTCATTATTGATCACAAAAAACAGATACTCAATGCACTAGATAAAACAACAACAAACACAAAAATAAAAGTCAGTTCATGTTCTAAAACATGGACAAAGATCAGGTTTTAATTCCCCATTCGTCCCCATTATTAAGTATATATTATCAACTCATAAATAATCGACACCTTAAGAGATGAATTCAGAAATAGGATAGAACATAATTCTATATTTGCCCGCATTAAGACCAATACCAAAAGAATTTTGTATCTTAACTAATGTAAGACAACAAAATTCAGAAACCAAAATATACAAGTTTCTAATACAATATAAAATTGACCCAAAAATGATTCTATTTTTCGAAGCTAGTCAGAGTATCTTGGCAGTGGACAGTATCCAACCATTAAGCTCTGAAACCACTGAAAAACTAACGTGGCTTTTTGGAGACGCCCAACCTCTAAAAGAAACCTCTCTTGAAGGGGCCTTTGTAGGTCCTCGCAAAGAGATGATTACCCCATGGAGCAC
The Prolixibacteraceae bacterium DNA segment above includes these coding regions:
- a CDS encoding beta-lactamase family protein, with amino-acid sequence MYRKCKKLYSFCLIILFIGVCSIKASAKQDTYKAETLDELQESISKLVAKSNTPGAGVVIVDGSKTILLRGFGKADVENNRNIDENTVFRLGSISKVFVSLAILKLQEEGCINLKDKIRDIIPEIKFENPWEDEHPILIEHLLEHTSGWAYWHFAELGSDDPTPLTLKEALDFYPKSRVSNFVPGTRIRESNVGIAVAAYIVEKVTNQRFEDYMQQAIFKPMGTKSFDFLYSKQYKENGVTLYDNGQRLKYFHVLYRPAASLNGSMRDMEKLINFFLHRGEVNSQQILSKASLERIERSESMPILSNTKMLSGNGLSNDASIYNGSIYHGFSGSLPGAYAQFGYLPNQNKGYAIMINGDNSDYLLSNIAYLIKHYQTKDLKKDLHKVKKVAISEAVDPSGYYTIINPKIDFFGFLDQIKAIKKIWVHNDTINVKNILKSNYVAKYTPISKKEYALEGSNTPSLMVNDDPLDGQIIISGGFLKRISPFWAYSLKTIFWAFYIVNLSTIFFAVLRVLIFAFGKKKNKTALLINIWPFITSCFVFIVIAIAIFQGTTRYDMFQLWGTLNIFSFLCFLCGIFYALSSLWSAYFVISNYRTDMSKIYYGYSFIAVVFNLIFTAYFICNGLIGIPTWI
- the tnpB gene encoding IS66 family insertion sequence element accessory protein TnpB — encoded protein: MSGLVQNKIEANITSGVIFIFLNKRRTMMKLLKVGKRSYCFFCETI
- a CDS encoding DUF4301 family protein — encoded protein: MITKELNPTLEDSHERRIAEQTETFKQGFPPVVLLKSATLGDGIRQYNTSQREEKIAYYQSELKDGLDVLKFVPASGAATRMFKHLFEVKSEIEDVNNPNQKVDFQNDSKLKSFVSNLQQFAFYQSLKEFIPTLDQWDLSNITNKQLLQVLNIILTEQGLNYGALPKGVILFHHYNQQDCTPLEEHLYEAAQYAKDSDGHCHLHFTVSPEHQTLFEVLSKKVVHTYEERFKVKYHITFSTQKISTNTLAVNPDNTPFLESDGSILFRPGGHGALIENLNDLDASLIFIKNIDNVTMQHLADKTVEFKQVLAGTLLMERDIIHSWIEKIQSKEFDPQQLNDLEKYIEEKLCVQMDSSYKDKTLNQKQVILFNILNRPIRVCGMVKNEGEPGGGPYWAKNNHDIFSLQIIESSQINHEDPQQESLINEATHFNPVDLVCYTKDQHNQPFDLTKFVDPNTGFISNKSKNGKKLKALELPGLWNGAMANWSTIFVEVPLQTFSPVKEVTDLFRKEHQL
- a CDS encoding TIGR01212 family radical SAM protein (This family includes YhcC from E. coli K-12, an uncharacterized radical SAM protein.); amino-acid sequence: MNDRYSWGHEKRYNDFSSHFKKMFQRRVQKVSIDAGFTCPNRDGTKARGGCTYCNNETFTPSYTNLKVPISTQIDEGVSFFKKKYNAISFLAYFQAFSNTYAPFDVLHRFYEEALSHPEVIGLVIATRPDCLTPEILDYLEILSKKYYIMVEIGVESVNDKTLEFINRGHNHQETVDAIHELDKRGIHNCVHAILGLPGEDRETILEQARVISELPIENLKLHQLQIHKGTKMYRQYSENPEIFSLYTAEEYLDIVVEYLELLNPNIIVERFISTAPPELLVAPKWGLKNFEFVAKLEKKLEQMDTYQGRLYIRDI
- a CDS encoding tetratricopeptide repeat protein; translated protein: MEQETNNNQHSESCGKEAQGLLTQLNQGEAVYHDVDQYEIFVDHFIQKNQLRSALRIVDYASDQHNGSISLWIKRAQIIFNLGQIDESIKLAKHCLRFEPNNAELFYLIGTGYLNMNKPNKAKKYFEQTFNASSENLDEVLFNIGYVYEQVMDYTNAIIFFRQAIKNNQENLHAIYDLAYCYDKIDNHKKAVWAYKHYLEKEPYNCSVWFNLGISLNSLGNPEEALEAYDYALAINDKHTAALFNKANLLSHNGEFEEAIETYNEYLKLEPDADDAYCYIADCYFNLRNYTEAIRSYKNAIKANKQNDCAWYGGALILLLNEDYEECLAFLKQSVKINPDISDYWISIGKVSTILNNYEEGEYALEKAISLSPKETEVWLEMAHFYHHYDQTSMAVDTLKRSKAFITNQTNILYAIAAYAFMDGQEEYGYQYLLRALEINAEECETLLFESFPDVEKISKVSKVVREYQSKILVNIS